TCACTCTGACATCATTTTCAGTTACAAAATTAGGAGTAACTTCTAACTCTCTTTCAGAATTATTTTTTAAGATTTCAGACCATTTTTCCTCTTTACAATCGACATAGAAATCCTCATCTCCATAGTTGATAGCTAAAGAGTACTCATCACATTTGTTACTTTCCATATCTACACAGAAACAATTTTCAAAAGAGTGGTTACAACCGATTAAGATAAATTTTACTCTATCTCTTAATCTTTTATAGTAATAATCCTCTCCACCATTGATTAGATACATCTCATCTAAACGTTTTACAGCATTTAACTCACAAGCTCTCAAAAAAACTATGCTACCCTTCTTTTTATCATCAGCTTCCTTAACACTCTCTTCTGTAAAATAAAACAGTCTTTGAGTAACAGGTAAAATACTCTCTTTAAAAGAGTAATTTGATTTTTTTTCAAACTCTATTTCATCAATAGAGTTAATCTTTGCATATCTGATACAATCTGTGTCTGAGAAAGTTCCACCACCTTCAAAAACTACTGGAGCATAGATATCGTAATCATTTTTTAATGAATCTAAAAAGAGATTCAATCCTTTTTTACCAATTTGAAAACCCATATATATCTTCCTTTCATAATTTTAATTTACTTTGTTTTAATTATATCAGGAAGAATAAAATAAAGTTGTGAGAGAACTCACGAGTTTCTAAAATATTTTAAAAGTTTTTCTCTATCTACTACTATAAATCTATTCCTTTTTACAATAATCAACTCTTTTTCAGAGAGAATTTTTAGCTGTCTAGATACTGTTTCCCTTTTAGAGCCTAACATATCAGCTAGATATGAGATAGAAAGATTAAAATCAATCTCTATTCCTTCATCAGTTTCTTTTCCAAAGTCCCTAGATAGTTTCCAGAGTTTAGAGGCTATCTGCTTATCTAATCTTATAGAGTTAGAAGTATTTTTTAGTTGATGATACAATCTTCTAATTTTATAAGCCATAGAATCAATTACATTTCTTGAAAGTTGGAAG
Above is a window of Fusobacterium mortiferum ATCC 9817 DNA encoding:
- the asrA gene encoding anaerobic sulfite reductase subunit AsrA; translated protein: MGFQIGKKGLNLFLDSLKNDYDIYAPVVFEGGGTFSDTDCIRYAKINSIDEIEFEKKSNYSFKESILPVTQRLFYFTEESVKEADDKKKGSIVFLRACELNAVKRLDEMYLINGGEDYYYKRLRDRVKFILIGCNHSFENCFCVDMESNKCDEYSLAINYGDEDFYVDCKEEKWSEILKNNSERELEVTPNFVTENDVRVNIPENLTSEVAKSSMWNEYDSRCIACGRCNFVCPTCTCFTMQDIFYTDNGKVGERRRVWASCMVDGYTDVAGGESYRKIYGQRMRFKVLHKVLDFKQRSGYHMCVGCGRCDDICPEYISFSNSINKLEAAMKEVTKKND